A region of Plantactinospora sp. BC1 DNA encodes the following proteins:
- a CDS encoding helix-turn-helix transcriptional regulator, with amino-acid sequence MSASEYLVRDLRRTREIFGLTQEAWGERIHFSAKHVGAVERGERPPLPDYLGAVDRAFGTTFMEFYRMFVKGELVPVWYRPFIEHEGRASLLRVYHPLLVPGMLQTEAYARAVLTGYRFQTDSLDGMLAARLGRQEILHRRPDPCQLVAVVDEGALHRRVGDANVMRDQLKALVTACEQPHIRVQVVPSDAGAYVGMDGALAIATVDGRLVGFLEGHLEGRLVESPDATTDLEGAWEAIRAYALSSEQSLELITRTAEKWT; translated from the coding sequence ATGTCCGCGAGCGAATATCTGGTAAGAGACCTCCGTCGTACCAGGGAGATCTTCGGTCTGACACAGGAAGCTTGGGGAGAACGAATCCACTTCTCGGCGAAGCACGTCGGTGCCGTGGAACGAGGTGAGCGTCCGCCGCTTCCCGACTATCTGGGAGCTGTCGATCGCGCGTTCGGCACCACCTTCATGGAGTTCTACCGCATGTTCGTGAAGGGAGAACTCGTCCCCGTCTGGTACCGGCCCTTCATCGAGCACGAGGGCCGGGCGAGCCTGCTCAGGGTGTACCACCCGCTGCTGGTTCCCGGCATGTTGCAGACCGAGGCGTACGCGCGAGCTGTCCTGACGGGGTACCGCTTCCAGACGGACTCCCTGGACGGCATGCTGGCGGCGCGGCTCGGCCGACAGGAGATCCTCCACCGCCGTCCTGACCCCTGTCAGTTGGTCGCCGTCGTCGACGAAGGAGCCCTGCACCGCCGGGTCGGCGACGCGAACGTCATGCGTGACCAGTTGAAAGCCCTGGTGACAGCCTGCGAGCAGCCCCACATCCGGGTGCAGGTCGTTCCGTCCGACGCCGGTGCCTACGTGGGGATGGACGGTGCGCTGGCGATCGCGACGGTGGACGGCCGGTTGGTCGGCTTCCTGGAAGGACACCTGGAGGGTCGGCTCGTGGAGAGCCCGGATGCCACGACGGATCTTGAGGGTGCCTGGGAGGCCATC
- a CDS encoding 2-dehydropantoate 2-reductase gives MRVAVLGAGAIGAYVGASLCRAGVDVQLIARGAHLAALRADGVRVHSPRGDFAAHPHATDDPREVGPVDYVFLGLKAHSYASAGPLLEPLLGPETALIAGQNGIPWWYFHKLPGPYEGQRIEAVDPGGATSAVMAPERAIGCVVYPATVIESPGVIRHLEGTRFSIGEPDGTISQRCQRFSDAMVAGGLKCPVEPRLRDDIWIKLMGNVSLNPISALTRATMAEICESPGTRRVVEQMMAETLDIANRVGSTPEISISKRVEGARRVGHHKTSMLQDLEAGKEMELDAVVAAVVEIADITGAPAPTLRTIYAATELLAKTMARPAPTPSVTAA, from the coding sequence GTGCGAGTTGCAGTGCTCGGAGCCGGCGCCATCGGCGCGTACGTCGGTGCGTCCCTGTGCCGGGCCGGGGTGGATGTCCAACTGATCGCCCGCGGCGCACACCTGGCCGCGCTGCGGGCAGACGGGGTACGGGTGCACAGTCCCCGGGGAGACTTCGCGGCGCACCCGCACGCCACCGACGACCCGCGCGAGGTCGGGCCGGTGGACTATGTGTTCCTCGGCCTCAAGGCGCATTCCTACGCCTCGGCGGGGCCGCTGCTGGAACCGCTGCTCGGCCCGGAGACCGCCCTGATCGCGGGGCAGAACGGCATCCCGTGGTGGTATTTCCACAAGCTACCGGGGCCGTACGAGGGCCAGCGGATCGAGGCCGTCGACCCGGGCGGGGCGACCTCGGCGGTGATGGCCCCGGAACGGGCGATCGGCTGTGTGGTCTACCCGGCCACGGTGATCGAGTCGCCCGGGGTGATCCGGCACCTGGAGGGGACCCGGTTCTCCATCGGGGAGCCGGACGGCACGATCTCGCAGCGGTGCCAGCGGTTCAGCGACGCGATGGTGGCCGGCGGGCTGAAGTGTCCGGTCGAGCCGCGACTGCGGGACGACATCTGGATCAAATTGATGGGCAACGTGTCGCTGAACCCGATCAGCGCACTGACCAGGGCGACCATGGCGGAGATCTGCGAGAGCCCGGGCACCCGCCGGGTGGTCGAGCAGATGATGGCCGAGACGCTCGACATCGCCAACCGGGTCGGCAGCACGCCGGAGATCTCGATCAGCAAGCGGGTCGAGGGCGCCCGGCGGGTCGGCCACCACAAGACCTCGATGTTGCAGGACCTCGAGGCGGGCAAGGAGATGGAACTCGACGCGGTGGTCGCCGCCGTGGTCGAGATCGCCGACATCACCGGTGCGCCGGCACCCACGCTGCGCACCATCTACGCCGCGACCGAGCTGCTGGCCAAGACCATGGCCCGGCCGGCGCCGACCCCCAGCGTGACGGCGGCCTGA
- the gcl gene encoding glyoxylate carboligase — protein sequence MAKIPCMDAVVSVLASEGVDIAFGCPGAAILPLYAALRRSDIRHLIVRHEEGATHMADGWARTNGRVGVAIGTSGPAGTNMITGLYTAQADSIPMVCITGQAPTAKLHQEAFQAVDIVEIAKPVTKWAVQVKEAAQAPWIFREAFRVARSGRPGPVLIDLPIDVARQEIEWDASIDAPLPVTRVEPHLPRVERALDLLLAAERPLILAGGGVIIGGASDLLREVAETLNIPVQVTLMGKGAIPEDHDLFAGMTGIQTTQRWGNASFLESDLVLALGARFGDRHTGDLPTYRGDRKFIHVDIEPTQLGKVFGPDLGIVSDTGAFLAALLDAVRRRGVRRDRGEWVSTVRKLRETLRRRDDFDSVPVKAPRVFKEINEFFGPDTYFVTAIGLYQIWSGQFQQVFKPRHYQVCGQAGPLGWEIPAAIGVKSARPDAEVVGVVGDYSFQFLVEELAVAAQYNIPFVLVMLNNEYLGLIRQAEIGYEMNYEVDIHYDEYGTDNVKIMEAYGCAGRRVLRPDEIADALAWASKEARRTSRPVLVEVMIEREANTAHGLSIAQVNEFEPVPEVEYRDAVSG from the coding sequence ATGGCCAAGATTCCCTGCATGGACGCCGTCGTCTCGGTGCTCGCCTCGGAGGGCGTGGACATCGCCTTCGGCTGCCCCGGTGCCGCGATCCTGCCGCTCTACGCGGCGCTGCGGCGCAGCGACATCCGGCACCTGATCGTCCGGCACGAGGAGGGCGCCACCCACATGGCCGACGGCTGGGCCCGGACCAACGGCCGGGTCGGCGTCGCGATCGGCACCTCCGGCCCGGCCGGTACCAACATGATCACCGGTCTCTACACCGCACAGGCGGACTCCATCCCGATGGTCTGCATCACCGGCCAGGCGCCGACCGCCAAGCTGCACCAGGAGGCGTTCCAGGCGGTCGACATCGTCGAGATCGCCAAGCCGGTGACGAAGTGGGCGGTGCAGGTCAAGGAGGCGGCCCAGGCACCCTGGATCTTCCGGGAGGCGTTCCGGGTCGCCCGCTCCGGGCGCCCCGGTCCGGTACTGATCGACCTGCCGATCGACGTGGCACGGCAGGAGATCGAGTGGGACGCCTCGATCGACGCCCCGCTGCCGGTGACCCGGGTCGAGCCCCACCTGCCCCGGGTGGAGCGGGCCCTGGACCTGCTGCTCGCCGCCGAGCGACCGCTGATCCTGGCCGGTGGCGGGGTGATCATCGGCGGGGCGAGCGACCTGCTCCGGGAGGTCGCCGAGACGCTGAACATCCCGGTCCAGGTCACCCTGATGGGCAAGGGCGCGATCCCGGAGGACCACGACCTCTTCGCCGGGATGACCGGCATCCAGACCACCCAGCGGTGGGGCAACGCCTCCTTCCTGGAATCCGACCTGGTGCTGGCGCTCGGCGCCCGGTTCGGCGACCGGCACACCGGGGACCTGCCGACCTACCGGGGCGACCGGAAGTTCATCCACGTCGACATCGAACCGACCCAGCTCGGCAAGGTGTTCGGCCCGGACCTCGGGATCGTCTCGGACACCGGGGCGTTCCTCGCCGCGCTGCTCGACGCCGTACGGCGCCGGGGGGTGCGGCGGGACCGGGGCGAATGGGTCTCGACGGTCCGCAAGCTGCGCGAGACGCTGCGCCGCCGCGACGACTTCGATTCGGTACCGGTCAAGGCGCCCCGGGTCTTCAAGGAAATCAACGAATTCTTCGGCCCGGACACCTACTTCGTCACGGCGATCGGTCTCTACCAGATCTGGTCCGGACAGTTCCAGCAGGTCTTCAAGCCCCGGCACTACCAGGTCTGCGGCCAGGCCGGCCCGCTGGGTTGGGAGATCCCGGCGGCGATCGGGGTGAAGTCCGCCCGGCCCGACGCCGAGGTGGTCGGGGTGGTCGGCGACTATTCGTTCCAGTTCCTGGTCGAGGAGCTCGCGGTCGCCGCGCAGTACAACATCCCGTTCGTGTTGGTCATGCTGAACAACGAGTATCTCGGGCTGATCCGGCAGGCCGAGATCGGCTACGAGATGAACTACGAGGTGGACATCCACTACGACGAGTACGGCACGGACAACGTCAAAATCATGGAGGCGTACGGCTGCGCCGGCCGCCGGGTACTGCGGCCCGACGAGATCGCCGACGCCCTCGCCTGGGCCAGCAAGGAGGCCCGGCGGACCAGCCGTCCGGTGCTGGTCGAGGTGATGATCGAGCGGGAGGCGAACACCGCGCACGGGCTCTCCATCGCCCAGGTCAACGAGTTCGAGCCGGTACCGGAGGTCGAGTACCGGGACGCGGTCTCGGGCTGA
- a CDS encoding GntR family transcriptional regulator → MTEWGGSASPAGGSGGRRRLASARREPRAVRQPLERPAPLRQAVYDVIAEMIINRELRPGEHLVENELAAQLGVSRQPVREALQRLQSEGWVDLRPALGAFVHVPTEEEADQLLATRTLLESESARLAARQATPEQIERLRELQAAGEKALQDDDQVELVDANAALHAYVVEMSGNKVLAELIAMVDRRVRWYYSPIARSRGREAWDEHAELIEVIASRNGRRAGELMRKHTERTRESYHQRRKEAAEREALG, encoded by the coding sequence ATGACCGAATGGGGCGGCTCGGCCTCACCCGCCGGCGGCAGTGGTGGTCGACGACGGCTCGCCTCGGCCCGTCGCGAGCCACGGGCCGTCCGGCAGCCCCTGGAGCGGCCCGCGCCGCTGCGCCAGGCGGTCTACGACGTCATCGCCGAGATGATCATCAACCGTGAGCTGCGCCCCGGCGAGCACCTGGTCGAGAACGAACTCGCGGCCCAGCTCGGCGTCAGCCGGCAACCGGTCCGGGAGGCGCTGCAACGGTTGCAGAGCGAGGGATGGGTGGACCTGCGCCCGGCGCTCGGCGCGTTCGTGCACGTGCCGACCGAGGAGGAGGCCGACCAGCTCCTCGCCACCCGTACCCTGCTGGAGTCCGAGTCGGCCCGGCTGGCGGCCCGACAGGCAACGCCGGAGCAGATCGAGCGGCTGCGCGAGTTGCAGGCCGCCGGGGAGAAGGCGTTGCAGGACGACGACCAGGTGGAGCTGGTCGACGCGAACGCGGCCCTGCACGCGTACGTGGTGGAGATGTCCGGCAACAAGGTCCTCGCCGAGCTGATCGCGATGGTCGACCGGCGGGTGCGGTGGTATTACTCCCCGATCGCCCGCTCCCGGGGCCGGGAGGCCTGGGACGAGCACGCCGAGTTGATCGAGGTGATCGCCAGCCGCAACGGCCGACGGGCCGGCGAGCTGATGCGCAAGCACACCGAGCGCACCCGGGAGAGCTACCACCAGCGCCGCAAGGAGGCCGCCGAACGGGAAGCGCTGGGCTGA
- a CDS encoding NAD-dependent succinate-semialdehyde dehydrogenase: MYTVTDPATGELIEKIENATEAEVRAAIERVHHGYQSWRRRPVAERAGIVSRAADLFAERADELAETMTLEMGKRINEGRGEIGVVVDIFRYYADNGPALLADEPLEIRGGRAVITKNPIGPLLGVMPWNFPCYQIARFAAPNLVLGNTILLKHASICPRSAVAIERILHDAGVPEDVYVNIFASSSQVPRILADPRIQGVSLTGSERAGISVAAEAGKNLKRVVLELGGSDPLILLDTDDMEQTVRATATARMRNCGQSCNSPKRMIVLADIYEEFVERLTAHVAETFVPGDPGDPATKLPPLASVAAADEVAGQVEKAVRQGATLRTGGRRLDRPGAYLEATVLTDVTREMDAYYEEIFGPVVLVFRAETEEEAVAIANDSPFGLGASVWGTDPERLRRVAGQIESGMVYLNSAGGSQADLPFGGIKRSGMGRELGAAGIEEFMNKKSIRL; the protein is encoded by the coding sequence ATGTACACAGTTACCGACCCGGCGACGGGTGAACTGATCGAGAAGATCGAGAACGCGACCGAGGCGGAGGTCCGTGCGGCGATCGAGCGCGTCCACCACGGGTACCAGTCGTGGCGGCGTCGGCCGGTCGCCGAGCGGGCCGGCATCGTGTCCCGGGCGGCGGACCTGTTCGCCGAGCGCGCCGACGAGCTGGCGGAGACGATGACGCTGGAGATGGGCAAGCGGATCAACGAGGGGCGCGGTGAGATCGGCGTCGTCGTCGACATCTTCCGGTACTACGCCGACAACGGTCCCGCGCTGCTGGCCGACGAGCCGCTGGAGATCAGGGGCGGCAGGGCAGTCATCACCAAGAACCCGATCGGGCCGCTGCTCGGCGTCATGCCGTGGAACTTCCCCTGCTATCAGATCGCCAGGTTCGCGGCGCCGAACCTGGTCCTCGGCAACACGATCCTGCTGAAGCACGCCTCGATCTGCCCCCGGTCGGCAGTCGCGATCGAGCGGATCCTGCACGACGCCGGAGTGCCCGAGGACGTGTACGTGAACATCTTCGCGTCCAGCTCGCAGGTCCCCCGGATACTCGCGGACCCCCGCATCCAGGGGGTCTCGCTGACCGGCAGCGAGCGGGCGGGCATCTCGGTCGCGGCCGAGGCCGGAAAGAACCTGAAGCGGGTCGTCCTGGAGCTGGGCGGCTCCGACCCGCTGATCCTGCTGGACACCGACGACATGGAGCAGACGGTGCGGGCCACCGCGACCGCCCGGATGCGCAACTGCGGCCAGTCGTGCAACTCGCCGAAGCGGATGATCGTGCTCGCCGACATCTACGAGGAGTTCGTCGAGCGGCTGACCGCGCACGTGGCCGAGACCTTCGTACCGGGCGACCCCGGTGATCCCGCGACGAAGCTGCCGCCGCTGGCCTCGGTCGCCGCCGCCGACGAGGTGGCCGGTCAGGTGGAGAAGGCCGTCCGGCAGGGGGCGACGCTGCGTACCGGTGGACGTCGGCTCGACCGGCCCGGCGCCTATCTCGAAGCCACCGTGCTCACCGACGTGACCCGCGAGATGGACGCCTACTACGAGGAGATCTTCGGTCCGGTGGTGCTGGTCTTCCGGGCGGAGACCGAGGAGGAGGCGGTCGCGATCGCGAACGACTCGCCGTTCGGGCTCGGCGCCAGCGTCTGGGGCACGGATCCCGAGCGGTTGCGCCGGGTTGCCGGCCAGATCGAGTCCGGCATGGTGTATCTGAACAGCGCCGGTGGGTCGCAGGCCGACCTGCCGTTCGGCGGGATCAAGCGCTCCGGGATGGGTCGGGAACTCGGCGCGGCCGGCATCGAGGAGTTCATGAACAAGAAATCCATCCGGCTGTGA
- the oxc gene encoding oxalyl-CoA decarboxylase — translation MTIASLRESEAGGLVSAKKLTDGIHLVVDALKLNEVDAIYGVVGIPITDLARLAQASGIRFIGFRHESAAGHAAAAAGFLTKKPGICLTVSAPGFLNGLVALANATVNCFPMVQISGSSERHLVDLQRGDYEEMDQLAAARQFAKAAYRVHRAEDIGRGVARAIRTAVSGRPGGVYLDIPAAVLGEVIDADLGAASLWRVVDPAPRQMPEPAALDRAIELLAGAERPLVVLGKGAAYAQADEEIRQFVELTGVPYLPMSMAKGLLPDDHPQSVASTRSLALRRADVVLLVGARLNWLLGHGDAPQWNPDAKFIQVDIASTELDSNQPIAAPLVGDVGSVLQALIDRTKPGQIAVPTQWRDELSARSAENVGKMAKRLKAAETAHPMKFLGALQAIRDVLRENPQTYVVNEGANALDLARNTIGMQVPRHRLDSGTWGVMGIGMGYAIAAAVESGDPVVAIEGDSAFGFSGMELETICRYGLPVVTIVLNNSGVYRGDEGSTSEDPAPTALRARHDLMIAAFGGKGYRATTPAEVTAALREALALGKPALIDCVIDPTDGTESGNIAHLNPKGITVQR, via the coding sequence ATGACCATCGCTTCCCTTCGGGAGTCAGAAGCCGGCGGCCTGGTAAGTGCGAAGAAACTCACCGACGGGATCCATCTGGTCGTCGACGCGCTCAAGCTCAACGAGGTCGACGCCATCTACGGCGTCGTCGGCATCCCGATCACCGACCTGGCCCGCCTGGCGCAGGCGTCCGGCATCCGTTTCATCGGCTTCCGGCACGAGAGCGCTGCCGGGCACGCCGCGGCGGCGGCCGGGTTCCTGACGAAGAAGCCGGGAATCTGCCTGACGGTCTCCGCTCCGGGCTTCCTCAACGGGCTGGTGGCGCTGGCCAACGCCACCGTGAACTGCTTCCCGATGGTGCAGATCTCCGGCTCCAGCGAGCGGCACCTCGTCGACCTGCAACGGGGCGACTACGAGGAGATGGACCAGCTCGCGGCGGCCCGACAGTTTGCCAAGGCGGCCTACCGGGTGCACCGGGCCGAGGACATCGGCCGAGGCGTGGCCCGGGCGATCCGCACCGCCGTCTCCGGCCGACCGGGCGGGGTCTACCTCGACATCCCGGCCGCGGTCCTCGGCGAGGTCATCGATGCCGATCTGGGCGCCGCGTCGCTGTGGCGGGTCGTCGACCCGGCACCGCGGCAGATGCCCGAACCCGCCGCCCTGGACCGCGCGATCGAACTGCTCGCGGGCGCCGAACGGCCGCTCGTCGTGCTCGGCAAGGGCGCGGCGTACGCGCAGGCGGACGAGGAGATCCGCCAGTTCGTCGAGCTGACCGGCGTGCCCTACCTGCCCATGTCGATGGCGAAGGGCCTGCTGCCCGACGACCACCCACAGTCGGTGGCCAGCACCAGGTCGCTGGCGCTACGCCGGGCCGACGTCGTGCTGCTGGTCGGTGCGCGCCTGAACTGGCTGCTCGGGCACGGCGACGCACCGCAGTGGAACCCCGACGCCAAGTTCATCCAGGTCGACATCGCCAGCACCGAGCTGGACAGCAACCAGCCGATCGCGGCGCCGCTCGTCGGTGACGTCGGCTCGGTGCTGCAGGCCCTGATCGACCGGACCAAGCCGGGCCAGATCGCCGTACCGACCCAGTGGCGGGACGAGCTTTCGGCCCGCTCCGCGGAGAACGTCGGCAAGATGGCCAAGCGCCTCAAGGCCGCCGAGACGGCACACCCGATGAAGTTCCTCGGCGCCCTGCAGGCCATCCGCGACGTCCTGCGGGAGAACCCGCAGACGTACGTCGTCAACGAGGGCGCGAACGCGCTCGACCTGGCCCGCAACACGATCGGCATGCAGGTGCCGCGACACCGGCTGGACAGCGGCACCTGGGGCGTGATGGGCATCGGCATGGGGTACGCGATCGCCGCCGCGGTCGAGAGCGGAGACCCGGTCGTCGCCATCGAGGGCGACAGCGCGTTCGGGTTCAGCGGCATGGAGCTGGAGACGATCTGCCGCTACGGGCTGCCCGTGGTCACGATCGTGCTGAACAACAGCGGGGTCTACCGTGGCGACGAGGGGTCGACCTCCGAGGATCCGGCACCGACCGCCCTGCGGGCCCGGCACGACCTCATGATCGCCGCGTTCGGCGGGAAGGGCTACCGGGCGACGACACCGGCGGAGGTCACCGCCGCCCTGCGCGAGGCCCTGGCCCTGGGCAAGCCCGCGCTCATCGACTGCGTCATCGACCCCACCGACGGAACCGAGAGCGGCAACATCGCGCACCTCAACCCGAAGGGCATCACGGTACAGCGGTGA
- a CDS encoding TerC family protein, protein MNLPVWVWAVTIVGFLVMIAFDFYLVARNPREPAFRECVAWVSFYVLAAIAFGFAVMGTAGVSYGGQFFAGWLTEYSLSVDNLFVFIIIMSRFAVPVQYRQKVLLIGIVLALLMRGIFIAAGAQAVARFDWLFYLFGAFLIYTAVKLVAPQQEDEFSENVALRTAKRILPTTESYRGASVFVRLNGRTMVTPMLIVMIAIGTTDLLFALDSIPAIFGLTQEPYLVFTANTFALMGLRQLYFLLGGLLDRLVYLSKGLAFILAFIGVKLVLEAAHHDGVSWAPSVPIAVSLGVIVGTLLVTTVASLAKSRRDGAERQSAATEGAGAETPATRDTVTADRDAV, encoded by the coding sequence ATGAACCTGCCGGTCTGGGTATGGGCCGTGACGATCGTCGGCTTCCTGGTGATGATCGCCTTCGACTTCTACCTGGTCGCCCGCAACCCGCGCGAGCCGGCCTTCCGGGAGTGCGTCGCCTGGGTGAGCTTCTACGTGCTGGCCGCCATCGCCTTCGGGTTCGCGGTGATGGGGACGGCGGGGGTCAGCTACGGAGGACAGTTCTTCGCCGGCTGGCTCACCGAGTACTCGCTCAGTGTCGACAACCTCTTCGTCTTCATCATCATCATGAGCCGGTTCGCGGTGCCGGTCCAGTATCGGCAGAAGGTGCTGCTGATCGGCATCGTGCTGGCGCTGCTGATGCGGGGCATCTTCATCGCGGCGGGCGCGCAGGCGGTCGCCCGGTTCGACTGGCTCTTCTACCTCTTCGGCGCGTTCCTGATCTACACCGCGGTCAAGCTGGTCGCTCCGCAGCAGGAGGACGAGTTCTCCGAGAACGTCGCCCTCCGTACGGCGAAGCGGATCCTGCCGACCACGGAGTCGTACCGGGGTGCGTCGGTCTTCGTCCGGCTGAACGGTCGGACGATGGTGACTCCGATGCTGATCGTCATGATCGCCATCGGTACCACCGACCTGCTGTTCGCGCTCGACTCGATTCCGGCGATCTTCGGACTGACCCAGGAGCCGTACCTGGTCTTCACCGCGAACACGTTCGCGCTGATGGGCCTGCGGCAGCTCTACTTCCTGCTCGGTGGCCTGCTCGACCGGCTGGTGTACCTCAGCAAGGGCCTGGCGTTCATCCTGGCCTTCATCGGCGTCAAGCTCGTGCTGGAGGCGGCGCACCACGACGGGGTCTCCTGGGCGCCGTCGGTGCCGATCGCCGTCTCGCTCGGGGTCATCGTCGGCACGCTGCTGGTCACCACCGTGGCGAGCCTGGCGAAGTCCCGGCGGGACGGGGCGGAACGACAGTCCGCCGCCACGGAGGGAGCGGGGGCCGAAACCCCCGCTACCCGCGACACCGTGACGGCGGACCGGGACGCGGTCTGA
- a CDS encoding Nramp family divalent metal transporter codes for MPIRELPKAPPSVHLLGPTVFLVALGVGMGESYMWPRLVLIFGPEIRWLFLIGVTLQAFVMLEMARYAMATGESIFFGAARVFKPLMWFFFSVAILVYIWPGHLSTGAAAFEEVTGIPWTVSACVGLILVGVVFSLAKVIYPLLESLLGILIGVLVVGTSVVASIVGQWSDVTSTLAGMFHFGYLPSEAMSAAWFPVIVGAIAFAGPSGMQQMWYTLHLRDSGAGMGAHIPKIRGLRHAGDQEEMPSRGFMFDTDNPEEMKKWKGWRRWVTFDALLLFWGVTMLVTISFTVLAQTAVRENPGVGDVIRDGEREAALTAMADAFASAGAPVLHGVFLGFIALIGLNATLGLFDSFSRGQADMTYHFVPGAKRFSMSKLYAGFLWGVITFGILILNFGPADGPGAILDVLAFLSTFAMGAYCVVLLLVNNRMLPKPIRPGIVQNAVIGFGAVFYLGMLIYSLIRFGVVI; via the coding sequence ATGCCGATCCGGGAGCTGCCCAAGGCTCCGCCCTCGGTCCACCTGCTCGGCCCGACCGTCTTCCTCGTCGCGCTCGGCGTGGGGATGGGCGAGTCGTACATGTGGCCCCGGCTGGTCCTGATCTTCGGACCGGAGATCCGGTGGCTCTTCCTGATCGGTGTCACCCTGCAGGCCTTCGTGATGCTGGAGATGGCCCGGTACGCGATGGCCACCGGGGAGAGCATCTTCTTCGGGGCCGCCCGGGTCTTCAAACCACTGATGTGGTTCTTCTTCAGCGTGGCGATCCTGGTCTACATCTGGCCCGGACACCTCTCCACCGGCGCCGCCGCCTTCGAGGAGGTGACCGGGATACCCTGGACGGTCAGTGCCTGTGTCGGACTGATCCTGGTCGGCGTGGTGTTCAGCCTGGCAAAGGTGATCTACCCGCTGCTGGAGAGCCTGCTCGGGATCCTGATCGGCGTACTCGTGGTCGGCACCTCGGTGGTCGCCTCCATCGTCGGCCAGTGGAGCGACGTCACCTCGACCCTCGCCGGGATGTTCCACTTCGGCTACCTGCCCAGCGAGGCGATGTCGGCGGCCTGGTTCCCGGTGATCGTCGGTGCGATCGCCTTCGCCGGCCCGTCCGGGATGCAGCAGATGTGGTACACGCTGCACCTGCGGGACTCCGGTGCCGGCATGGGCGCGCACATCCCGAAGATCCGCGGCCTGCGGCACGCGGGTGACCAGGAGGAGATGCCCTCCCGCGGCTTCATGTTCGACACCGACAACCCGGAGGAGATGAAGAAGTGGAAGGGCTGGCGGCGCTGGGTCACCTTCGACGCCCTGCTGCTCTTCTGGGGCGTCACGATGCTGGTCACCATCTCGTTCACGGTGCTGGCCCAGACCGCCGTCCGGGAGAACCCGGGCGTCGGGGACGTGATCCGCGACGGTGAGCGGGAGGCGGCGCTGACCGCGATGGCCGACGCGTTCGCCTCGGCCGGGGCGCCGGTGCTGCACGGGGTCTTCCTCGGGTTCATCGCGCTGATCGGTCTCAACGCCACGCTCGGCCTCTTCGACTCGTTCTCCCGGGGCCAGGCGGACATGACCTACCACTTCGTACCCGGGGCGAAGCGGTTCAGCATGTCGAAGCTGTACGCCGGGTTCCTCTGGGGCGTCATCACCTTCGGCATCCTGATCCTGAACTTCGGTCCGGCGGACGGCCCGGGGGCGATCCTCGACGTACTGGCCTTCCTCTCCACCTTCGCGATGGGCGCGTACTGCGTCGTCCTGCTGCTGGTGAACAACCGGATGCTGCCGAAGCCGATCCGGCCGGGCATCGTGCAGAACGCCGTGATCGGGTTCGGCGCGGTGTTCTATCTCGGGATGTTGATCTACAGTCTGATCCGGTTCGGTGTGGTCATATGA